Proteins from a genomic interval of Nematostella vectensis chromosome 12, jaNemVect1.1, whole genome shotgun sequence:
- the LOC5520143 gene encoding kelch-like protein 12, with protein MDNNMSINQRPKNSRKLCEIDQTQAVIQQLDKLRRSGLLCDVTIVVNGREFPAHRAVLAASGGFFAGLFASNMQENSQNIVNLGEIDPEVTEDVLTFIYTGQIELTTENAVAILKAADFLLLETLKSPVDSFLASMCQHISANPLRSYGIALDYKSPLFKTTALDLVCADFLDVIKSNEFLEISTESIQEIFSSDDLLVNSEEEVFHALLKWVKHNRGDREPLFPTLFPLIRSLSEEFLKSVVFSEQLVFAQPKCLGHVLDCITNEPRPRDCLDREDAVSSN; from the coding sequence ATGGATAACAACATGAGCATAAATCAACGTCCTAAAAACTCTAGAAAACTATGTGAGATAGACCAAACTCAAGCTGTCATACAACAACTGGACAAGTTGCGTCGCTCTGGGCTCTTGTGTGATGTGACTATTGTTGTGAATGGCCGTGAATTCCCAGCGCATCGCGCCGTCCTCGCAGCAAGCGGAGGCTTCTTCGCTGGACTGTTCGCCTCAAACATGCAAGAGAACTCTCAAAACATCGTAAACTTGGGAGAGATCGACCCTGAAGTCACCGAAGATGTGCTAACCTTCATTTACACGGGGCAAATCGAGCTGACAACGGAAAATGCCGTAGCCATTTTGAAAGCAGCAGACTTTTTGTTACTAGAGACACTGAAATCCCCAGTCGATAGCTTCCTAGCTTCAATGTGTCAGCATATATCAGCTAATCCTTTACGTAGCTACGGGATCGCGTTGGACTATAAGTCCCCACTGTTCAAGACAACCGCTCTGGATCTTGTGTGTGCAGATTTCCTCGATGTTATCAAGTCTAATGAGTTCTTGGAAATCAGTACAGAAAGTATTCAAGAGATCTTTTCCAGTGATGACTTACTTGTCAATAGCGAGGAAGAGGTTTTCCATGCGCTCCTTAAGTGGGTTAAGCATAATCGAGGAGATAGAGAGCCTCTTTTCCCCACTCTTTTTCCTTTGATTCGTTCTCTTAGTGAGGAGTTCCTTAAGAGTGTTGTCTTCTCGGAACAGCTTGTGTTTGCCCAACCTAAATGTCTCGGACATGTTTTGGACTGCATCACGAATGAACCAAGACCAAGAGACTGTCTTGATAGAGAAGATGCTGTCTCATCAAATTAG
- the LOC5520144 gene encoding LOW QUALITY PROTEIN: LYR motif-containing protein 1 (The sequence of the model RefSeq protein was modified relative to this genomic sequence to represent the inferred CDS: substituted 1 base at 1 genomic stop codon) → MMSKRRDVLNLYKRILTLSRTWQPXLSSSSAQVVQERKYIKDEARNLFKKNKNISDVSEIDQCIKEAESRIEMALHYGTAYPRMINVPPAAIAKSGTHQRKVQDHIRQQAKPTYLHSYEEIEK, encoded by the exons ATGATGTCGAAAAGGAGAGACGTTTTAAATCTTTACAAGCGAATCCTCACGCTTTCAAGGACATGGCAACCATAATTATCAAGTTCTTCTGCCCAAGTTGTACAAGAAAGGAAGTACATAAAGGACGAAGCGAGGAACcttttcaagaaaaataaGAAT ATCAGTGATGTGAGTGAAATCGATCAGTGCATCAAGGAGGCAGAGAGTCGGATAGAGATGG CACTGCACTATGGCACTGCCTATCCAAGAATG ATCAATGTACCACCTGCTGCTATTGCTAAATCAGGAACACATCAGCGGAAAGTGCAGGATCACATCCGCCAGCAAGCCAAGCCTACATACCTGCACTCTTATGAAGAAATTGAAAAATGA
- the LOC125557119 gene encoding uncharacterized protein LOC125557119: MSMCGADCWTDHRLILPKINFRIQSPRRPQEKKTPKRLDTTKLQSESIKRKLWEELDNKLEHIHFTNNNVEEYWASLRDCIYQTSSEHLGPTRRKHQDWFDENCGEIQVLLEKKHLPHKAYLSDKTSQSKGDAYKAIRRTVQAKLRQMKDSWTPPVLSADGKTLLTDKEKILSCWAEHFENILNRPSSINEAAIACLPQVPIKSSLASPITDEEVTKTTSALLNGKAPGADAIPAEIYKNCGPTLTLKLAELFNLMLQEGKLPQELKDALLVHIYKRLLNHLETGLLPESQCGYRKGRMIFAARQLQQKCKEHHQDLYTTFVDLSKAFDTVSRAGLWKIMSKYGCPEKFITLVRAFHNGMQPSETAISAIPIHYRTDGKLFKLSRRKAKSEVKEALVHDMLFADDCALNASSEHEMQHSMDHFSSACDAFGLTISIRKQK, from the exons ATGTCAATGTGTGGAGCAGATTGCTGGACGGATCACAGGCTAATACTACCAAAGATCAACTTCCGCATTCAATCCCCCAGGCGTccacaagaaaagaaaacccCAAAGAGGCTAGACACCACCAAACTACAATCTGAGTCTATTAAGCGAAAGTTGTGGGAAGAGCTAGACAACAAGCTGGAGCACATCCACTTTACCAACAACAACGTCGAAGAATACTGGGCGTCCCTCAGAGACTGCATTTACCAAACGTCCTCAGAGCACCTCGGCCCAACTCGAAGAAAACACCAAGACTGGTTCGACGAAAACTGTGGCGAAATTCAGGTCCTCCTGGAGAAGAAACATCTACCCCACAAAGCGTATTTGAGCGATAAAACCTCCCAATCCAAAGGTGATGCCTACAAAGCAATCCGGCGGACCGTGCAAGCTAAGCTACGCCAAATGAAAGACTCATG GACCCCCCCAGTGTTAAGTGCGGATGGGAAAACTCTGCTGACTGATAAAGAGAAGATCCTGTCCTGCTGGGCCGAACACTTTGAGAACATACTGAACAGGCCCTCATCAATCAACGAAGCCGCCATTGCTTGCCTCCCCCAAGTTCCCATCAAATCTTCTCTCGCAAGTCCCATTACCGACGAGGAAGTGACCAAAACCACCAGTGCTCTTCTAAATGGAAAAGCCCCAGGAGCAGATGCCATCCCAGCAGAGATATACAAAAATTGTGGACCCACACTGACCCTGAAACTTGCCGAGCTGTTCAACTTGATGCTACAGGAAGGGAAACTGCCTCAGGAGCTTAAAGATGCCTTGCTTGTACACATATATAAAAG GCTACTGAACCACCTCGAGACAGGCCTCCTACCAGAAAGTCAATGTGGCTACCGCAAAGGTCGTATGATATTTGCAGCACGCCAACTCCAGCAGAAATGCAAAGAGCACCACCAAGATCTATACACAACCTTCGTAGACCTCTCGAAGGCCTTCGACACCGTGAGCCGCGCAGGCCTCTGGAAGATCATGTCGAAATATGGTTGCCCAGAGAAGTTCATCACACTAGTGCGCGCGTTTCACAATGGCATGCAA CCTTCAGAGACAGCAATCTCGGCCATCCCCATACACTACCGTACGGACGGCAAACTCTTTAAGCTGAGCAGGCGCAAAGCCAAATCAGAAGTCAAGGAAGCCCTTGTACACGACATGCTCTTTGCTGATGACTGCGCCCTGAATGCCAGCTCCGAACACGAAATGCAACATAGCATGGACCATTTCTCCTCTGCCTGCGATGCCTTTGGACTCACCATCAGCATAAGAAAACAGAAGTGA